The proteins below are encoded in one region of Apium graveolens cultivar Ventura chromosome 4, ASM990537v1, whole genome shotgun sequence:
- the LOC141720104 gene encoding uncharacterized protein LOC141720104, whose translation METPRTKEGDVVVNYPMLTKSNYTAWSLKMKVFMKAQGVWGAIEQKEPRAAVDERTVQMALAAIYQGVPEDVLLVIAEKETAKEAWEAIKTICMGVERAQKARVQTLKGEFESLMMKDTEKIEDFCLKLSAIVTNIRVLGEAMEVSSVVRKILRDVLDKFLQIASNIEQFGDVKVMSVEELVGCLKAHEERMNGKSEQQLLLAQKWKGRLDKSKIKCFNCNIYGHFASEYDKPLRKEEHCQEANLAQLHDDEPALL comes from the coding sequence ATGGAGACACCAAGAACAAAGGAAGGTGATGTGGTTGTGAACTACCCTATGCTAACCAAGAGCAACTACACTGCCTGGTCCTTAAAAATGAAGGTCTTCATGAAGGCACAAGGTGTTTGGGGTGCTATTGAACAGAAAGAACCCAGGGCTGCAGTAGATGAAAGGACTGTGCAGATGGCTCTTGCAGCCATTTATCAAGGTGTGCCTGAGGATGTGTTGTTGGTCATTGCAGAAAAGGAAACAGCAAAGGAGGCTTGGGAGGCAATCAAGACAATATGTATGGGGGTGGAACGAGCACAGAAGGCTAGGGTGCAGACATTAAAGGGAGAATTCGAATCTCTCATGATGAAAGACACAGAGAAGATAGAAGATTTCTGCTTAAAATTAAGTGCCATTGTGACTAACATTCGAGTTCTTGGAGAGGCTATGGAAGTATCCAGTGTTGTAAGGAAGATTCTACGAGATGTGCTTGATAAGTTCCTCCAAATAGCTTCAAACATTGAACAATTTGGAGATGTTAAAGTCATGTCAGTTGAAGAACTGGTGGGATGTCTCAAGGCCCATGAAGAAAGAATGAATGGTAAAAGTGAGCAACAACTTCTCTTAGCTCAGAAATGGAAGGGCAGACTGGACAAGAGCAAGATAAAATGTTTCAATTGCAACATTTATGGTCACTTCGCCTCAGAGTATGACAAACCTCTACGAAAGGAAGAACACTGTCAAGAAGCAAATCTAGCACAGCTTCATGACGACGAACCGGCATTGCTGTAG